Proteins from a genomic interval of Aquabacterium sp. J223:
- the rng gene encoding ribonuclease G, whose product MQDILINWTPQETRVAIVENGAVQELHIERTLERGLVGNVYLGKVARVLPGMQSAFVDIGLERAAFLHVADLHLAAGREPGAVPVPIERLLFEGQTLTVQVVKDPIGTKGARLSSQISIAGRLLVFLPQDSHIGVSQKIGSPELREQLRQRVAALAAAAAEAEVAAGTSPRKGEPGGGFILRTNAEDASDQELAEDIAYLRKTWAAIRDGAHRQPPGTLLHQDLSLAERVLRDMANEQTGTVRIDSRLQYDHLAAFGQAYSPGAVGKLALYRGERPIFDLHNIDAEIQKALARRVELKSGSYLIIDQTEALTTVDVNTGGFVGARNFEDTIFKTNLEAAGAIARQLRLRNLGGIIIVDFIDMAREEHRNAVLAEFRKQLARDRTKTTISGFTQLGLVEMTRKRTRESLAHMLCEPCPVCDGRGQVKTARSVCYDILREILREARQFEPKEFRIVASPAVVEMLLDEESTHLAGLSDFIGKPISLSAESAMSAEQYDIVLM is encoded by the coding sequence ATGCAAGACATCCTGATCAACTGGACGCCCCAGGAGACCCGCGTCGCCATCGTCGAGAACGGCGCGGTGCAGGAGCTGCACATCGAGCGCACGCTGGAGCGTGGCCTCGTCGGCAACGTCTACCTCGGCAAGGTGGCGCGCGTGCTGCCCGGCATGCAGTCGGCCTTCGTCGACATCGGGCTGGAGCGGGCGGCCTTCCTGCACGTGGCCGACCTGCACCTGGCCGCCGGCCGCGAGCCGGGTGCGGTGCCGGTGCCGATCGAGCGGCTGCTGTTCGAGGGCCAGACGCTGACGGTGCAGGTGGTCAAGGACCCGATCGGCACCAAGGGCGCGCGGCTGTCCTCGCAGATCAGCATCGCGGGGCGGCTGCTGGTGTTCCTGCCGCAGGACTCGCACATCGGCGTGTCGCAGAAGATCGGCTCGCCGGAGCTGCGCGAGCAGCTGCGCCAGCGGGTCGCCGCGCTGGCCGCCGCCGCGGCCGAGGCCGAGGTGGCCGCCGGCACCAGCCCGCGCAAGGGCGAGCCCGGCGGCGGCTTCATCCTGCGCACCAACGCCGAGGACGCCAGCGACCAGGAGCTGGCGGAGGACATCGCCTACCTGCGCAAGACCTGGGCGGCCATCCGCGACGGCGCCCACCGCCAGCCGCCCGGCACCCTGCTGCACCAGGACCTGAGCCTGGCCGAGCGTGTGCTGCGCGACATGGCCAACGAGCAGACCGGCACCGTGCGCATCGACTCGCGGCTGCAGTACGACCACCTCGCCGCGTTCGGCCAGGCGTATTCGCCGGGTGCGGTCGGCAAGCTGGCGCTGTACCGCGGCGAGCGGCCGATCTTCGACCTGCACAACATCGACGCCGAGATCCAGAAGGCGCTGGCGCGGCGGGTGGAGCTGAAGAGCGGCAGCTACCTCATCATCGACCAGACCGAGGCGCTGACCACGGTGGACGTGAACACCGGGGGCTTCGTCGGCGCGCGCAACTTCGAGGACACCATCTTCAAGACCAACCTCGAGGCGGCCGGCGCCATCGCGCGGCAGCTGCGGCTGCGCAATCTGGGCGGCATCATCATCGTCGACTTCATCGACATGGCGCGCGAGGAGCACCGCAACGCGGTGCTGGCCGAGTTCCGCAAGCAGCTGGCGCGCGACCGCACCAAGACGACGATCAGCGGCTTCACCCAGCTCGGCCTGGTGGAGATGACGCGCAAGCGCACCCGCGAGAGCCTGGCGCACATGCTGTGCGAACCGTGCCCGGTGTGCGACGGCCGCGGCCAGGTCAAGACCGCGCGCAGCGTCTGCTACGACATCCTGCGCGAGATCCTGCGCGAGGCGCGGCAGTTCGAACCCAAGGAGTTCCGCATCGTCGCCTCGCCCGCCGTGGTCGAGATGCTGCTCGACGAAGAGAGCACCCACCTCGCCGGCCTGTCCGACTTCATCGGCAAGCCGATCTCGCTGTCCGCCGAGAGCGCGATGTCGGCCGAGCAGTACGACATCGTGTTGATGTGA
- a CDS encoding Maf family protein, whose amino-acid sequence MIYLASQSPRRRQLLDQIGVAHQLLLPGEDEDAEALEAERPGEPPEAYVRRVTLAKLQAALQRLERRALPAAPVLAADTTVALEARILGKPRDASDARDMLAALSGRAHRVLTAVALGGVPGRDAALALSVSTVRFAPLPAQAIERYVDGGEPFGKAGGYAIQGAIAAWVERVEGSHSGIVGLPLFETAGLLRQAGLLPP is encoded by the coding sequence ATGATCTACCTGGCCTCCCAGAGCCCGCGCCGGCGGCAGCTGCTCGACCAGATCGGCGTCGCCCACCAGCTGCTGCTGCCCGGGGAGGACGAGGACGCCGAGGCGCTCGAGGCCGAGCGACCCGGCGAGCCGCCCGAGGCCTATGTGCGCCGGGTCACCCTGGCCAAGCTGCAGGCCGCCCTGCAGCGCCTCGAGCGAAGGGCGCTGCCGGCGGCGCCGGTGCTGGCAGCGGACACCACGGTGGCGCTGGAGGCACGCATCCTGGGCAAGCCGCGCGATGCCTCCGATGCGCGCGACATGCTGGCGGCGCTGTCGGGCCGCGCGCACCGGGTGCTCACGGCGGTGGCGCTCGGCGGGGTGCCGGGCCGGGATGCGGCGCTGGCGCTCAGCGTTTCGACCGTGCGCTTCGCGCCCCTGCCGGCGCAGGCCATCGAGCGCTACGTCGACGGTGGCGAGCCCTTCGGCAAGGCCGGCGGCTACGCCATCCAGGGCGCCATCGCGGCCTGGGTCGAGCGGGTGGAGGGCAGCCATTCCGGCATCGTCGGCCTGCCGCTGTTCGAGACCGCCGGCCTGCTGCGCCAGGCGGGGCTGCTGCCGCCCTGA
- the rlmH gene encoding 23S rRNA (pseudouridine(1915)-N(3))-methyltransferase RlmH gives MKLVLAAVGLRQPAWADAAYEDYARRFPADCVLVLKAVKAEPRTTGKTVEAMMAAEAERLQAAVPRGARRVVLDERGARLTSAQLADRLAFWRGDGRDVAFVVGGPDGLAPEFKATADEALRLSDLTLPHAMVRVLLAEALYRAWSLHTGHPYHRE, from the coding sequence GTGAAGCTGGTCCTCGCCGCCGTGGGCTTGCGCCAACCGGCGTGGGCCGATGCCGCGTACGAGGACTACGCCCGCCGCTTTCCCGCCGACTGCGTGCTCGTGCTCAAGGCCGTGAAGGCCGAGCCCCGCACCACCGGCAAGACGGTGGAGGCCATGATGGCCGCCGAGGCCGAGCGCCTGCAGGCCGCGGTGCCGCGCGGCGCGCGCCGCGTGGTGCTGGACGAACGCGGCGCCCGGCTGACCAGCGCGCAGCTGGCCGACCGGCTGGCCTTCTGGCGCGGCGACGGCCGCGACGTCGCCTTCGTCGTCGGCGGTCCGGACGGGCTGGCGCCCGAGTTCAAGGCGACGGCGGACGAGGCGCTGCGGCTGTCCGACCTCACCCTGCCGCACGCGATGGTGCGGGTGCTGCTGGCCGAGGCGCTGTACCGCGCGTGGTCGCTGCACACCGGCCATCCCTACCACCGCGAGTGA